From the genome of Vicia villosa cultivar HV-30 ecotype Madison, WI linkage group LG2, Vvil1.0, whole genome shotgun sequence, one region includes:
- the LOC131646450 gene encoding uncharacterized protein LOC131646450: MIQVANPFELLQFKTSSFFGNITKPLISFQQAQTRSFIRKPLVIKARANARKESAKIRNRKMQKKFNGTATHPRLSVFCSDKQLYAMLVDDQNKKCLFYGSTLQKSFRENPPCSTAEAAQRVGEALVKVCVDLDINEISSYDRNGFGHGERLNAFEIAISNYGFLSR; the protein is encoded by the exons ATGATTCAAGTAGCGAATCCGTTCGAATTACTTCAATTTAAGACTTCTTCTTTCTTCGGAAACATCACAAAACCCTTAATTTCCTTCCAACAAGCACAAACTAGAA GTTTTATTAGGAAACCGTTAGTTATCAAAGCTAGGGCAAATGCTAGAAAAGAAAGTGCCAAAATTCGAaacagaaaaatgcagaaaaag tttAATGGAACAGCAACACATCCAAGGCTTTCGGTATTTTGCTCCGATAAGCAATTGTATGCAATGCTGGTAGATGATCAAAATAAGAAGTGTTTGTTCTACGGAAGTACGCTGCAGAAATCGTTCCGAGAAAATCCTCCTTGTAGTACTGCT GAAGCTGCTCAACGAGTTGGGGAGGCTCTTGTGAAAGTCTGTGTTGATCTCGACATAAATGAAATATCATCGTACGATCGCAATGGGTTCGGTCACGGAGAAAGGCTAAATGCCTTTGAGATTGCCATTTCGAATTATGGATTCTTGTCTAGATAG